One window from the genome of Hyperolius riggenbachi isolate aHypRig1 chromosome 6, aHypRig1.pri, whole genome shotgun sequence encodes:
- the GTF2B gene encoding transcription initiation factor IIB, which produces MASTSRVDPRVTCPSHPDAMLVEDYRAGDMICSECGLVVGDRVIDVGSEWRTFSNDKAAKDPSRVGDTQNPLLSGGDLTTMIGKGTGAASFDEFGNSKYQNRRTMSSSDRAMMTAFKEITTMADRINLPRNIIDRTNNLFKQVYEQKSLKGRANDAIASACLYIACRQEGVPRTFKEICAVSRISKKEIGRCFKLILKALETNVDLITTGDFMSRFCSNLGLTKQVQMAATYIARKAVELDLVPGRSPISVAAAAIYMASQASAEKKTQKEIGDIAGVADVTIRQSYRLIYPRAPDLFPADFKFDTPVDKLPQL; this is translated from the exons tgtggATCCAAGAGTGACCTGTCCGAGCCACCCTGATGCCATGCTGGTGGAAGACTACAGAGCAGGAGACATGATCTGCTCTGAGTGTGGATTAGTCGTAG GTGATCGGGTGATTGACGTTGGTTCTGAATGGAGAACCTTTAGTAACGATAAAGCTGCCAAAGATCCATCTCGAGTTGGAGACACTCAGAATCCACTGCTGAGTGGAGGAGACCTCACTACAATGATAGGGAAG GGAACAGGGGCAGCTAGTTTTGATGAGTTTGGAAACTCCAAGTACCAGAACCGCAGAACAATGAGCAGTTCAGATCGGGCCATGATGACTGCATTTAAGGAAATCACCACTATGGCTGACCGAATAAACCTCCCACGTAATATTATT GATCGAACTAATAATTTATTCAAGCAAGTGTACGAACAGAAAAGCCTGAAAGGTAGAGCCAACGATGCGATTGCGTCTGCATGTTTGTATATAGCCTGCCGACAAGAAGGTGTACCTCGAACGTTTAAAG AAATATGTGCGGTTTCCAGAATCTCCAAGAAAGAAATtggcagatgcttcaaactgatCCTGAAAGCTTTGGAAACTAATGTGGATTTGATAACAACTGGAGACTTCATGTCCAGGTTCTGTTCAAACCTGGGCCTGACCAAACAAGTCCAGATGGCAGCTACTTACATTGCACGCAAGGCTGTGGAGCTAGACCTGGTTCCTGGAAGGAGTCCCATATCTGTGGCAgctgctgccatttacatggcttCGCAGGCATCTGCTGAAAAGAAAACACAGAAAG AAATTGGTGACATCGCCGGAGTAGCAGATGTGACGATCCGACAGTCGTACCGACTAATCTATCCCCGAGCCCCAGATCTCTTTCCTGCGGACTTCAAGTTTGACACACCGGTGGACAAGCTGCCTCAATTATAA